The following are encoded together in the Phaseolus vulgaris cultivar G19833 chromosome 9, P. vulgaris v2.0, whole genome shotgun sequence genome:
- the LOC137820946 gene encoding uncharacterized protein, which yields MKQWIHVALAASAVGCVSTLILVFLWRWCHKKNGTNFVEPASLTRVESVQGGISVSRLHPQPFQLDQGSKNSNKGNYNYYIFRGGGVSGKKSFFNWGDHPSMAADAVENGWSRFAFTGYKSYTPSPSKRSSLLGACAAPGGSDFGRESEAEISWEVSRGSAEFMQKVRLNPGIKKSQQSNNNHASLDVASIIRGALPLPGPPLGNCAFPQEAYFEITILYSRGDECESVGKSGEGEKTKLLVQGNSNGKGNSEALVHVISGNGSNKINNVEGEGGKGESLMFSLGLTAGGSVPLRVPGSYPGSIGFNSNGSLYLDGMKLVSESEKAEWVGTDKVIGCGFDPRQKKVFFTVDSDLMHVIHCQTEEFGTPLFPIMAANIDIMVLVNFGQSAFKYAPANAQRTPNPCFIAPLVNSPAATLGYDDSKELFSMGRIDSQWLNRSTTKGSHNNNNNHNNNGTLDFDEESEADLFEIVLDGSGKCPYPAS from the exons ATGAAGCAGTGGATACACGTGGCGCTGGCCGCATCCGCCGTGGGATGCGTCTCCACCCTTATCTTGGTCTTTCTCTGGCGTTGGTGTCACAAAAAAAACGGCACGAATTTCGTTGAACCGGCTAGTTTGACCAGGGTGGAGAGTGTGCAGGGAGGGATTTCTGTTTCCAGGCTTCATCCGCAACCTTTTCAGTTGGATCAGGGGAGCAAGAACAGCAACAAGGGTAATTACAATTACTATATTTTTCGCGGTGGTGGGGTGTCGGGGAAGAAAAGCTTCTTCAACTGGGGTGATCACCCGTCCATGGCCGCTGATGCTGTTGAAAATGGATGGTCACGATTTGCCTTCACGGGGTACAAGAGTTACACGCCGTCTCCTTCGAAAAGATCGTCACTTTTGGGAGCGTGTGCTGCACCGGGAGGAAGTGATTTTGGGAGAGAATCAGAGGCCGAGATAAGCTGGGAAGTGTCACGTGGATCTGCTGAGTTTATGCAGAAGGTGAGGTTGAATCCTGGTATAAAAAAATCTCAGCAAAGCAACAACAATCATGCTTCTCTGGACGTTGCTTCTATCATTAGAGGGGCTTTGCCTCTGCCTGGGCCTCCTCTGGGGAATTGTGCGTTCCCACAAGAAGCATATTTTGAGATTACCATTTTGTACTCACGTGGTGACGAGTGTGAATCTGTTGGAAAGAGTGGGGAAGGCGAGAAAACCAAGCTTTTGGTTCAAGGGAACTCCAATGGTAAAGGAAATTCTGAAGCTTTGGTTCATGTTATCAGTGGGAATGGAAGTAATAAAATCAACAATGTTGAAGGAGAGGGTGGGAAGGGTGAATCTTTGATGTTCTCGTTGGGGTTAACAGCAGGGGGTTCTGTTCCTTTGAGAGTTCCCGGTAGCTATCCTGGAAGCATTGGCTTCAACTCCAACGGTTCTCTCTATCTTGATG GAATGAAACTTGTAAGCGAATCGGAGAAGGCAGAGTGGGTGGGAACTGATAAAGTGATTGGTTGTGGATTTGATCCAAGGCAGAAGAAGGTTTTCTTCACAGTAGACTCTGATCTAATGCATGTAATTCACTGCCAGACAGAGGAGTTTGGCACACCACTTTTTCCAATCATGGCTGCAAATATAGACATTATGGTGTTAGTTAATTTTGGACAGAGTGCATTCAAATATGCACCTGCCAATGCCCAGAGAACACCAAATCCATGCTTCATAGCCCCACTTGTAAATTCCCCTGCTGCTACCTTGGGCTATGATGACAGCAAGGAGCTATTCTCAATGGGAAGGATCGATTCTCAGTGGCTCAATCGCTCCACAACCAAAGGAAgtcacaataataataataaccatAATAATAATGGAACATTGGATTTCGACGAGGAGTCTGAGGCTGATCTATTTGAAATCGTCTTAGATGGTTCTGGAAAATGTCCATATCCAGCATCATAG